In Rhododendron vialii isolate Sample 1 chromosome 9a, ASM3025357v1, the following are encoded in one genomic region:
- the LOC131300694 gene encoding stearoyl-[acyl-carrier-protein] 9-desaturase, chloroplastic-like isoform X1, with the protein MTPLHTLYSNNKELLLFSINFSILPVKKTSRATRKKKERKMALNLNPIALKYSHKYPSFALPPKPNLQSPKFLRASTLSSGSTEVESLKKPFSPLREVHVQVTHSMPPEKIEIFKNLEDWAEQNILVHLKPVEKCWQPQDFLPDPASDGFHDQVMELRERAKEVPDDYFVVLVGDMITEEALPTYQTMLNSGDGTRDETAASLTSWAVWTKGWTAEENRHGDLLNKYLYLCGRVDMRQIEKTIQYLIGSGMDPRTENSPYLGFIYTSFQERATFISHGNTARHAKEYGDSKLAQICGTIASDEKRHETAYTKIVEKLFEIDPDATMLALADMMRKKITMPAHLMYDGRDDNLFDHFSSVAQRLGVYTAKDYADILEFLVGRWKVEGITGLSLEGRKAQNYVCGLPQRIRRLEERSQGRAKEARYVPFSWIFDKQVKL; encoded by the exons ATGACCCCACTTCATACACTATATAGTAACAACAAAGAACTCCTCCTCTTCTCTATTAATTTCTCCATTCTCCCAGTGAAGAAAACCTCTCGAgcaacaagaaagaagaaagaaaggaaaatggctCTGAACCTCAATCCCATCGCCTTGAAATATTCCCACAAGTACCCTTCCTTTGCTCTTCCCCCAAAGCCAAATCTCCAATCTCCAAAGTTTCTGAGGGCCTCCACCCTCAGCTCCGGCTCCAC AGAGGTTGAGAGTCTCAAGAAGCCTTTCAGCCCTCTTCGCGAGGTTCATGTTCAAGTAACTCACTCAATGCCACCCGAAAAGATAGAGATCTTTAAAAACCTGGAGGATTGGGCCGAGCAGAACATCTTGGTTCATTTAAAGCCGGTGGAGAAATGCTGGCAACCGCAGGATTTCCTACCCGATCCTGCTTCCGATGGATTTCATGATCAAGTCATGGAATTAAGGGAAAGGGCAAAGGAGGTTCCAGACGATTACTTCGTTGTTTTGGTTGGAGACATGATCACAGAAGAAGCACTTCCTACTTACCAAACAATGCTAAATAGCGGAGATGGTACGAGGGACGAGACAGCGGCGAGCCTCACTTCTTGGGCAGTGTGGACGAAGGGATGGACTGCTGAAGAAAACAGGCATGGCGATCTTCTCAATAAGTACCTCTACCTATGTGGACGAGTAGACATGAGGCAAATTGAGAAGACAATTCAGTATCTGATTGGGTCAGGAATG GATCCTAGAACCGAAAACAGTCCCTACCTCGGTTTCATCTACACGTCGTTCCAAGAACGAGCAACTTTTATCTCTCACGGGAACACAGCACGGCATGCCAAAGAGTACGGAGACTCGAAGTTGGCTCAAATTTGCGGGACCATTGCCTCTGATGAGAAGCGCCACGAGACCGCTTACACCAAGATAGTCGAAAAGCTCTTTGAGATCGACCCGGATGCAACCATGCTGGCTCTAGCCGACATGATGAGGAAGAAAATAACTATGCCAGCCCACTTGATGTATGATGGTCGCGATGACAATCTGTTTGACCATTTCTCGTCCGTGGCTCAGAGGCTTGGAGTTTACACCGCCAAGGACTACGCTGATATATTGGAGTTTTTGGTTGGGAGGTGGAAGGTGGAGGGCATAACTGGGCTTTCTTTGGAGGGACGAAAAGCCCAGAATTATGTTTGTGGGTTGCCTCAGAGAATTAGGCGGCTGGAGGAAAGGTCTCAAGGCAGGGCAAAAGAAGCACGTTATGTTCCGTTTAGCTGGATCTTCGATAAACAAGTGAAGCTCTGA